Below is a genomic region from Betta splendens chromosome 8, fBetSpl5.4, whole genome shotgun sequence.
gtcacagtggcgtcactgccgcgtcgctgcagcgtcacagtggcgtcactgcagcatcactgcagcGTCACAGTCGCGTCACAGtcgcgtcacagtggcgtcactgcagcatcactgatGCGTCACAGTGGCGTCCCTGCGGCGTCACTGtcgcgtcacagtggcgtcgctgcagcgtcacagtggcgtcacTGCAGGGTCACTGtcgcgtcacagtggcgtcgctgcagcgtcacagtggcgtcactgcagcatcactgcagcGTCACAGTCGCGTCGCTGccgcgtcacagtggcgtcgctgcagcgtcacagtggcgtcactgcagcgtcactgtcgcgtcacagtggcgtcgcTGCAGCGTCACTGCAGCGTCACTGCAGCGTCGCTGtcgcgtcacagtggcgtcgcTGCCGCGTCACTGCCGCGTCACTGCAGCGTCACTGCagcgtcacagtggcgtcacagtggcgtcacTGCGGCGTCACTGtcgcgtcacagtggcgtcacTGCAGGGTCACTGCCGCGTCACTGtcgcgtcacagtggcgtcgctgcagcgtcacagcggcgtcgctgcagcgtcactgcagcatcactgcagctccacagcctccgTGTGTCAGCCTCCCCTTCTCTGTTTCAGGAGCAGTACAACACCCTCAGGGCCAAATACGCAGAGCTGCTGGTGAGCGTCTCCACGTCTCAGGCTTCGGGCCGTGGGGGCGTTCTGCTCACTCTCATTGCACGTTTTGCAGGCGACCTCCCAGCAGCGGCGCAGCCACCTGGCGTCTCTGTACGAGtacatgcagagctgcagcaaggAGCTGGTGTACCTGTCCGGCCAGCAGGAGAGGATCCTGCAGAGAGACTGGAGCGACCGCATGGTCGACCCTCGAGACGTCCGCACGGAGTACGAGGTGAGAGTCCAACCAACAGCGCAGGCAACGGCTGGGCTGCAGGAAACACGCTCTTTGTCACACGCAGAAATTCAAAGTCAGCGGACTCCTGGCCCACGAGAGCGAAGTCAACAAGATCCAGGAGGAGGGAGATCGTCTGGTGGAAAAGAAGCATCCAGGCAGCCCCACCATTAAGGTACGTCCGTCGGCCGCGCGGCAGCTTCCGTGTGCGGCTGAGCTGCGCTGAGCTGTGCTTTGTGTTCAGGCTCACAGAGACACGGTGCAGGCCGACTGGCAGGCCTTCCTCAACCTGTGTCTGGCACAGGAGACGCACCTGGACAACGTGGAGGAGTACAAGAAGGTTCCCAACCTTTTCTCTGATCGCTCAGACATCTCAGTGTTCAGTGTTTCAGGCTGAGGAACTGACTGTGTTGATGCAGTTCCAGCTGGATGCAGACACGCTGTCCGAGTCCCTGGAGAGACTACGTTCCACGCTGGACCCGAAGTCTCTGGAGAAAAAGAGCAACTCTGAGGTGCTGCTGGCGCTGGAGGTacggctgctgcagagcttcgTGACGCGGCGTCTGACTCTGTGCTGAGGCTCTTTGTAACGTGTTCCTTCAGGCCGACGAGCCTGCGGTGCGAAGGAACGAGCAGCGCCTGGACGCCCTCCGGCAGCTCAGCAGCGAGGTGGTGCCGCTGAAGCTGCGGCGGGTCCagcccagcagaaccaccagcgCCGTGTCGCTGTGTGACTGGATGGACGAGGTACGGCGGGCGCTGCTTATGTCCTGTTTGCAGCACAGCCAGCGGCCTCTTATCATCTTCTCTGCTCGCTCAGGACTCGGTGAGACGCGGTGAGACCCTCGTCCTCAAGTCCATCGTTAATAATCGAGACTGGAAGCTTCAGACCAGCAGTGGGCAGCTCAAAACGCTGCCTGGGGCGTGTTTCATGGTGCCTCCACCCGACGCTGAGGCCCTGGACAGAGTGAGCAGGTACGTAGCATCATTAGATCAAACTATGACTGAGGACTGTTGAGTGAAACCTGTCTGGCTGTGTGTTCAGCCTGGATAAAGTCCTGACAGACTTGAAAAGTCGCAGATCTGCACTTTCGGCCTCATTGAAGAGCTCCAACGAGGAGGTGGTTCGCTCCCAGAAGACCGGTGAGAAGAGACACGGATTGTCACGCATGTGTTTTTGGACTTTCCACCTGTAATTACTGTGGTTTCTCTTCAGCGTCTGTGAAAAGTGCCCCCGAAGACCCCAGAGCTGCAGAACTAGCCAGTGAACTGGACCGGATCAACAGAGCTCTGCTGAAGGTTGAAAAGGAAATCCAGGGCCGACTGAGGACGCCGCTGGACAGCAGCAACCCCACACAAGACCTGGAGAGCAGACAGCAGGAGCACGAGGTGAAAAACCCGCTCCACGAAGCGAACCACAGAATTCAAATCTGATGAACAACTGAATTAACTTCAACTTCAACTTCCAGAGATCTGCTCTGACTGTAAAGAAGCTGGAGGCTGAGAAGTCTGCGATCCAGAGAGAAATGGATCCCATTCTGGCCAAGATCCCCCTGGGCCCCAACGCTTCGTCACTGCCCCCAAAGCTCAGCACTGCCAACAACAAGATCAATGACCTCAACTCGCTCCTCGACCTCTATAATAAGAAGTGAGCATTCAAGGccttcctcctgtttcctgtgtgaaACACTGTTGAATGCTGACCCACCTTCGTCTTCAACAGAGCTACAGCCTCCATGTTCCTGGAGAAGCAGATCCAGAGTGTGGAAGGCATCGTGTCTGGCTTTGAGCAGCAGCTCGCTAAGGACCTGAGCATCCCTGACCAGCCCGACGCCCTCCAGAACCGCAGCCAGGAGCTCAAGGTGTCGCACTTTACTGTGCAACTGGAAACAGAGATCCCAGAACGGAACCGGCTCCTAACGTCTCCTCTCTTCATTTCATCGAACAGATTTTGCGTAAGGATGCGGCTTCACAGAAAGCTGAGCTAAATAAACTAGGCAAAGAGCTGGACCTGACCCAACAGGCCTGCAGCCCCCTGCAGCACAGCTTCAGCGAATACTGTCCTGACATCTGCCGCCAGGAGAACCAGGTGAAACGTCTGAAGAACCGTTACTCAAACGTGGACCTGCAGGTGCAGGACAGGTGAGGGAGCGACGATGGGCCCCGCATCCTGCTCTCTCCAcaccctctgctctgtgtgtgatctctttgttctgtttcagGATCGCTCTCATCCAGGAAgccataaacaaacagcaggacTTCCAGAATGCTCTTCTGTCGGTGGATTTCTTCCTGGTCAATTTGCCCAACAATGCGATCGAACCTACTGACGATGTGGCCCAAATAACAGCCAAGCAGAGAGCGCAGAAGGTGAGAGGCAGTGTTGGTCTGTGGAACATGTGGCCTTTCCTTGTAATGAGTGGCTGCTGTCTGTTTAGAAAGTGACCGAAGACATCGAGAGAAAATCGGAGGATCTGAACCGTGTCCGGGGTTTGTCCCGTGACCTGCAAAGCCTCCTAAACGTGAGTAGATGCCACCGCGTGCCACagggcgcctcctgctgctgaatgCGTTCAACTGATTAAATCACAACACCTGCACAATCGCAGGCTGCAGAGTCACTAATCTTAGTGACGATTTACTTCTAGACTTACGAGGTTAAATGCAAAACCTACCGTGGCAGTCtgaacgatgatgatgatgatgatgaagacgatgaagaACCAGCTCCAAAGAAACGTCAAGCCATGGCTCAGGCTGTGCACGCAAAGGCAAGGATGTAcagtcagctgtttcctgctgtcAGGAAAAGCTCTTCTCTAAACTTTAAACATttgtgctgcaggagaaagatcTGCTGAACCTTTTCTCTGAGGTTTCTGCAGAGAACCAACAGCTGCTTAACCAGATGGAGACAGCAAAGAACCTCAAAGCCAGAGTACGATCCCTACGATGTCAGTAATTTCTGCAATATGACTCTGGCCTCATCTCATATGTTCCTCCTTTCCCTTTGTTTATGTGCAGAGTGATGAGAAAGTGAATCAGGTGGTAGTcagccatcagctgcagctgcaaagcCAACAGAAGGACCTGGAGGCGAGCGACCTCCTGAAAAAAGAGCTAAACGAGGAGATCGACAGACGCATAGACGCAGAGAGAGACCTGGAGACGTACCGCAAGAGATTCGTGTCTCtgaagagcaggagaggagtgGAGCggttggaggagaaggaggtggtaCAGTATTACCGGGACCCCAAGCTGGAGGTGGAACTACAGTCCCTGAAGAACCGGATCGAGGACGAAGCCGTGAAAAGGTCCAGAATCCACACTGAGGTAGAAATCATCCACGGGAAGATCACCAAGCTTGAAGTAGAACGGACCAAAGTTGAACCCAAACTGGTCACCAAGGTGCTGACTGAATATGAGAGAGACCCACAGCTCGACAAAGAAGCAGCCAAGATTAGAGACGAGATTCAAAAACTGCAACAGGGGGTTGAGACGAGAAGCACTGAGACCATCCGCTTGAGGACTGACCTCACGGTTCTCACACAGCAGCAACCAAAGATCAGGGAGAAGGTTGTGAAGAAGGAAGTTGTGAGACTGGAAAAAGACCCAGAGATGCTGAAAGCTGTTCTCACCTTCCAGGGAGACAtcgctgaggaggaggctcggTGCAAGTCCCTCAATGATAACATCTTTAGTCTGAGAAGCcaaataaacacattagaaaGAGTCATTCCAACCATCCAGCCCAAAATAGTCAGCAAGGTGGTGAAGCAGGTCCAGCAAGACCCGGAAACAGTGGAGGAGTTCAGGAAAATCCAAAtggccctggaggaggagaaggatgagacgACTTCGCTGATTAAGGAGCTGACCACCCTACAGCTACGCTACAGTGAGCTGGAGAAGCTCCGGCCCAAAGTTGAGCTCAAAGAGATCATCAACGAGATATTTAGGGTCGACCCCGAGACGGAGGTTGAGCTGGTCCGACTGAGGAAAGAGCTGCAGGACTGTAGCCGAAACCGTACAGACCTAGAGAGAGAAAGCAATTCTGTGTTGACTACTCTGAGCGGCCTCCGTGCTCAGAAACCCAAAGTGGAGTACAAGGAAGTGACACAGGAAGTGATCAAAGAGGAGAAGAGCCCAGAGGTCATCAGGGAGTTACAAAGGCTGAATAACCAGGTGTCGCGTCTACAGGTGAACGTTGACAGcaccctggagctgctgagccgCCTGCGGAAGGAACGAGATGAGCTGAAGGCAGAAAAATCCAAGGTGGAGACGAAGCTCGTGAATAAAGAAGTGATCATATATGAGAACGATCCTCTCCTCGAGAAGGAGGCCGACAGACTTAGGAGGAATGTACGGGAGGAGATTCAGCAGCGCCGCAGTCTGGAGGAATGTCTCTTTGAGCTGCAGAACCAATACATCACTCTGGAGCGGCAGAAGCCTGACGAGAaggtggtggttcaggaggtTGTGCGTCTGGAGAAGGACCACAAGCAGATTCTACAGCACGAGAATCTGAACAAGACCCTGGACGAAGAGAGTAAGGAACGCAGAAAGCTGGAGTTAGAGGTCCGGCAGCTCAGGGCCCTGATTCAAGAAATCCAGATGACACTGAGTCAGATGGACGATCGACAGAAGAAGATTCAAGTGGAGTCAGAGCTCAGGCAGGTCAAAGCTCGCATCCTTGAATTGGAGACCGCTCCACCGCCCGTTGAGGAAAAGATCATCATTGAGGAGGTTCTGAAGGTGGAGAGGGACCCCAAACTGGAAAGGCTCACGGAGGGGATTCGTGGCAAGTTGGAGACCGAGGCCACAAGTATCACTGATCTGGAGAAAGAAATACGCAAcctgcagctcaaactggaAATTCTGCAGAAGGAGAAGTCGATTGAAAAGGTTGTTTATAGAGAAGTGGTCCGTGTAGAGAAGGACCCAGCGGTAGAGGCCGAAAGGGCGCGTCTACGCGAGCTAGTGTCGCAAGAGAGAAACCTGAGGCGGGACCAGGAAGACGTGGTCCAGAGCATTAGCATCAAAATCGCTCATCTGCAAACGTCCAAATCTGTAGCGTCTCAGGAGCAGAACACTCTCATCAGCAACAGAGACGctctgcagagggagaaggaggacctCCTCAGGGAGCTGACCACCATCGAGTCCCAACGACAGAGCATCACCGTGGCCTTCCAGCAGCAGTCCAAGCTGATGGGAGAGCGGAACCAGATGGCACGACAGAGAAGCGTCAAGGTTTCCTCCGAgatccagcagctggaaaaggagatcctggaggagaaagacaaaaTCAACCAGAGAGAGATCCTcattctccagctgcagagcggCATAAAGAAGGAGGACCAGACTGAAACTCACACCAGAGAGACCAACCTGTCCACCAGGATCACCATCCTGGACCCAGACACCGGAACCAACCTGTCTCCCTACGACGCCTACAAGAAGGGGCTCATCGAGCGCGACCAGTACATCCACCTGTCAGAGCTGGAGTGTGACTGGGAGGAGATCACCTCTACCGGCCCCGATGGCGACACCACCATTCTGCAGGACCGCAAGAGTGGGAAGCAGTTTGCATTGAAGGAAGCTCTGAAGGACGGACGACTAACTCAGTACGACatcgaccgctacagggccgggAAGATGTCCATCTCAGAGTTCGCCCTGCTGGTCACAGGGGAGACCAAGAAGCCCTACCTTCCCCCAACAACAACCCCAAGATCTCCTACAGCGTACTCCCCCCTGAGCGCCATGCCGCCCTCCCTCAGGTCCTCGCAGCCCAGCCTGAGCAACCTCTCCAGCACCCCGACCTCCCTCAGGTCCTCGCAGCCCAGCCTGAGCAACCTCTCCAGCACCCCGACCTCCCTCAGGTCGTCCTACAGCAAACTCAGCGGCAGTCTGAGCAAACTCACTCCATCTGCAGGAGAGGAGCATTTTCCCATCTCTGGCATCTTCGACACCACCACCGAGAGCCGCATGTCTGTGAGAAGCGCTCTGACCCGTAAACTGATTGACGCCGACAcggctctgaagctgctggaggcccaGGCAGCTTCTGGAGGCATCGTTGATCTCACCAAAGTGGACAAACTGTCGGTGCATAAGGCGGCCGAAGCCGGCCTCATTGACAGCAGCCACATGCACAAGCTGCTGAGCGCCCAGAAAGCCTTCACCGGGGTGGAGGACCCCACGACCAAGCAGCGTCTGGCTGTGGGGCAGGCAGCACAGAAGGGCTACATCCCCCAGGACAGCGCCTGGAGGTACATGGAGGCCCAGTGTCTGACCGGAGGCTTGGTGAATCCCAACAAGGCCGGACGCCTCAGCGTCCAACAGGCGTTGGACTGTGGGCTCATCGACAGCCAAACGGCCAAACATCTGCAGGACGAGGCTTCGCACGCCAAGGAGCTGGTGGATCCCATCTCCAAGGAGAAGCTGTCGTACAAGCAGGCCATGGAGCGCTGCAGGAGGGACGCCAGCACGGGGCTGCCGCTGCTTCCTGCCGCCTCCACCGACACCGTGGACGCGCCCTCGTACTCCGGCTACCGCTTTGGCTCCTACAACAGAAAGTAGACGCGggtctgctgcagccgctggtgCTACGGGTGTAAGACAAAGATGTGGGCTTTTGGAGCTAGTTCTGGTCTTCTGTTAAATGAAGGGAACCTCTGTCTGTTGCTGTGTTGAGCAGTGTTTATTAAAATCCACGTTTCACATGAATGTTTCTGTCCAGCTCCTTTGGTTTCTTCTCTGTCTGGGCTTCTCACCACTGAGTGAGTAACTgagtgaatgtgctgctgtcagTTAAGGAGGCGGTTCTGTGTTGGTTGGGTTGAGTTGACAGACAGTCGGCCCCTGCACAGACAGGCTCATGTGCAGTAATCCCACAAAGCTCCTCTGAGGCGCTGGGtaatctgtcagacagacaccCAGCACAGAGGTCGCATGTTCCCAATGACTTCCAGACGAACCACTCTGACCGGGGCCTGACGCCAACGGTGGGGGCTTGGCCTGAACGCGACCTCGTTGACCTTCACTCATGTTACTCATATTTAATCTGTATCCTTAATCCCTTGCTTGACTGTGCTGCAGATTAAATATATTGTTCTGTTTACAGCTAAGAAGCACCTACGCCCCAACACGTACGGGCTGCAGTGTCAAACTAGCTCAAGCTTTTATGAATTTTACACCTTTATTAATGGTTAAATCTTTGCTATCTACCTGATTTGCCCTCATTAATGTGACAGATCATGCAGCAGTGAAGGGGTTAACCCTCTGAGGATGCTGGTCCTGCTAGAgtctcagctgtcaatcatgcgagagacagagacaggatgGAGGCGTCTGCAATCAGAATGTTAAACTTCAAATCTGACTGCTCCCAACAGAATCTGGACCCAGCAGAACTACGCCAACGTGCCCCTTTTAACTCCGCTCATGTTGAATTGGACAGTGCACCCGTGTCCTAGTTAATGAAGCGACACGTCGCTGCCTGTGTGATGATAATTGTTATTGTTGCCATAATTGTAGAGGCAGCGCAAATGGTTCTGACCTTTATCTGACCCAGAGGACCCGGCTCTGCAATCACGCTCCTACCAGTTTAAAACACTGGCAGCAGAGGTTCACAGCGAGTCCTGCTGTAACCTTGTGTATGTGAATATAATAATATGTCTGCGAGGAAACCATGTATGATAATAAATCCCATCAATATCTGCCGTTAGTGCTGTTGAGCTACGTGACGAACAGCTATTCTACCACAGTTACTGCAGCTTTTAAACAACAGTCGACGTGTcacagatttgttttgtttttagctgAGAAACAAAGTCACTGTTTTTGCAGACGACTGTTGTCTCTTCCTGCCTCAGTTTCAGTTCTGTTTAACACTTCAAATATAatttttcaataataaaaataacatttgagtctgtCAAGTGtaagctattattattattattattattttatttatttattttttattattatgagcTATTTGTTGATGCCGAGTCCGTCCTCGGGGAGGAGACCTGAAGCACCAGGTTCTGTTCACTGTCAGGTTCTGATCTGAGGTCTGGGTCATTTTGGAGGTGACTCAGTGCCAGGTTTCTCcttgaaggagctgctcagcctGGCACATTGGTGGATTAACCACGAGTTGGTGACTGTGTCATGGATTAAAGGCTTCGTGCATGAA
It encodes:
- the evplb gene encoding envoplakin, with translation MSTNGAVKLSKAQVSDLALIVARMQKNADKVEKDILRSEQLLAVDAAREEKKEPWMHQKEVADNLVQAEGLLKNLFLDVDKAKKLQHPQAGIIEKDVKNLHDRWVKDCADYRKLYDKVLNVDPAQKIDWGPVLEEKLKRLKADAYGPKRTDVEKQIAAHNILHQEIEAYGAQLQPGTVPSKEQYNTLRAKYAELLATSQQRRSHLASLYEYMQSCSKELVYLSGQQERILQRDWSDRMVDPRDVRTEYEKFKVSGLLAHESEVNKIQEEGDRLVEKKHPGSPTIKAHRDTVQADWQAFLNLCLAQETHLDNVEEYKKFQLDADTLSESLERLRSTLDPKSLEKKSNSEVLLALEADEPAVRRNEQRLDALRQLSSEVVPLKLRRVQPSRTTSAVSLCDWMDEDSVRRGETLVLKSIVNNRDWKLQTSSGQLKTLPGACFMVPPPDAEALDRVSSLDKVLTDLKSRRSALSASLKSSNEEVVRSQKTASVKSAPEDPRAAELASELDRINRALLKVEKEIQGRLRTPLDSSNPTQDLESRQQEHERSALTVKKLEAEKSAIQREMDPILAKIPLGPNASSLPPKLSTANNKINDLNSLLDLYNKKATASMFLEKQIQSVEGIVSGFEQQLAKDLSIPDQPDALQNRSQELKILRKDAASQKAELNKLGKELDLTQQACSPLQHSFSEYCPDICRQENQVKRLKNRYSNVDLQVQDRIALIQEAINKQQDFQNALLSVDFFLVNLPNNAIEPTDDVAQITAKQRAQKKVTEDIERKSEDLNRVRGLSRDLQSLLNTYEVKCKTYRGSLNDDDDDDEDDEEPAPKKRQAMAQAVHAKEKDLLNLFSEVSAENQQLLNQMETAKNLKARSDEKVNQVVVSHQLQLQSQQKDLEASDLLKKELNEEIDRRIDAERDLETYRKRFVSLKSRRGVERLEEKEVVQYYRDPKLEVELQSLKNRIEDEAVKRSRIHTEVEIIHGKITKLEVERTKVEPKLVTKVLTEYERDPQLDKEAAKIRDEIQKLQQGVETRSTETIRLRTDLTVLTQQQPKIREKVVKKEVVRLEKDPEMLKAVLTFQGDIAEEEARCKSLNDNIFSLRSQINTLERVIPTIQPKIVSKVVKQVQQDPETVEEFRKIQMALEEEKDETTSLIKELTTLQLRYSELEKLRPKVELKEIINEIFRVDPETEVELVRLRKELQDCSRNRTDLERESNSVLTTLSGLRAQKPKVEYKEVTQEVIKEEKSPEVIRELQRLNNQVSRLQVNVDSTLELLSRLRKERDELKAEKSKVETKLVNKEVIIYENDPLLEKEADRLRRNVREEIQQRRSLEECLFELQNQYITLERQKPDEKVVVQEVVRLEKDHKQILQHENLNKTLDEESKERRKLELEVRQLRALIQEIQMTLSQMDDRQKKIQVESELRQVKARILELETAPPPVEEKIIIEEVLKVERDPKLERLTEGIRGKLETEATSITDLEKEIRNLQLKLEILQKEKSIEKVVYREVVRVEKDPAVEAERARLRELVSQERNLRRDQEDVVQSISIKIAHLQTSKSVASQEQNTLISNRDALQREKEDLLRELTTIESQRQSITVAFQQQSKLMGERNQMARQRSVKVSSEIQQLEKEILEEKDKINQREILILQLQSGIKKEDQTETHTRETNLSTRITILDPDTGTNLSPYDAYKKGLIERDQYIHLSELECDWEEITSTGPDGDTTILQDRKSGKQFALKEALKDGRLTQYDIDRYRAGKMSISEFALLVTGETKKPYLPPTTTPRSPTAYSPLSAMPPSLRSSQPSLSNLSSTPTSLRSSQPSLSNLSSTPTSLRSSYSKLSGSLSKLTPSAGEEHFPISGIFDTTTESRMSVRSALTRKLIDADTALKLLEAQAASGGIVDLTKVDKLSVHKAAEAGLIDSSHMHKLLSAQKAFTGVEDPTTKQRLAVGQAAQKGYIPQDSAWRYMEAQCLTGGLVNPNKAGRLSVQQALDCGLIDSQTAKHLQDEASHAKELVDPISKEKLSYKQAMERCRRDASTGLPLLPAASTDTVDAPSYSGYRFGSYNRK